The sequence ATGAATACCCACCCCTCTACCATCTATAGAAACATGGAAATCTAATAAAACCTATACGACCCCCAACTTTGGGATGGTCTCCTTTGCCTGTAAAAGCTGATCCTCTTTTCTGACGGATATCTCTGGCATAAACAGGACCCCAGGTTTGGCACCAATTTCGAATCGTTTTATAAGTAAAAGATAGGCCTCTATCCTCAAGCATTTCACTTAAATCTCTTAAACTTATTTTATAACGGTAATAATAACGAACAGCAAAGCCGATAACACTTTTGGGAAGACGGTATCCTTGTATCTTTCAAGTATCCAGTATATGAAGCTAATATGCTGGTATAAAAGGCAGAGAGAAGCCGGTTACTTTCCTGTGCCATGTGAGCACGTCATAAAGAGTCAACTCTCTCTGCCCATATCTGGTTTTAAACCGAACGGTATCTTATGACCTCAAGATTGAGTGATCATGCATTTTACAAGGTTGGTTAAAAACTATGCTCATTATACTGTGTGAGGTAAATATGCAAAATGTTCATGTTATTGGAATTGATATATCTAAAAAAACCTTTGACGCTTGCGTTATGCTTAACGGAAAAAACAAGAAAAATTCTTTTGATAATAATAGCATGGGGTGTGAAGAGTTAATTTCATGGATTAAGGAATTTGGGCTTACTGATCCTCATATTTGTATGGAATCCACTGGTTCTTATTCAGAGGCAGTAGCAGATTGTTTATACAACTCTGGTTATAAGGTAAGCGTAATTAATCCCTTGCAAGTTAAGTCTTTCAGGCTCAGTAAGATGATACGTCAGAAGACAGATAAATCTGATTGTGAAGTAATTGCGATGTTTTGCTTGCAAAATTGTCCTGTTTTATGGAGCCCAAAGCCTCGGGAAAATAAAGAATTATACGAAGTTAATGCTCGAATAGATATTCTTAAAATGGAATTAAACAGATTGACCAATTCCCTTGAGAAAGAAATTATAAATAAAATTGTAGCAAATTCCATAAATGAAGAAATGCAATTTATCAAAGACATGATAAGAAAATTAGAACAAGAAGCATTGAATATTATCACTAACTCACAAAAACTGAAAAGGCAATATGATATCCTTAGAGAAATCAAGGGGATTGGAACTAAAACGGCAATGACCATTTTAGCTGATATGCCTGACGTCAGTCGTTTTAAAAATGCCAAGCAATATGCTGCTTTTGTAGGTGTTACTCCCTCCCATTTCCAGTCTGGAACGTCTGTTAAGGGTAAATCACATATCTCCAGATTAGGATCTAGAAAGGTTAGAAAAGCGCTCTATATGTCGACGATTGTTGTAAAAAATCATAACAACGCTTTTCAAGCCTTTGTAAACCGCCTGATAAATAAAGGTAAGCCTTCAAAAGTTATAATTGTCGCTAACATGAGAAAGCTACTCCATATATTTTTTGGAATCTTGAAAAGTAATAAATCTTTCAATCAAAATCTTGCTTTTCATAGTTGACAATAAAGACGGTATCTTTATGTAGATGGACCCAACTATCGAAGAATTAAAAAGAGAAGGGTGTCTGGATGAACGCGTCAAGCATAGGCAAATCAAATATCTCAACAATATCATCGAACAGGATCATCGACGTATCAAGCGTCGTACCCGTCCCATGCTAGGATTCCAATCGTTTAAGGCGGCTAACCGAACGCTCAAGGGAATTGAAGCCATGGCCATGATGCTTAAAGAGCAAACAATTTATTTGACAAAAAGCTATCAAGATCAGGTTCGTTTTTTCAATCGTCTTTTCAACGTTTACGCCTAAATTCTGTCCAGTCCCTGGGGGATTGCAATCTTAAATCACCTTATTTCCAAATTTGCAACGTATATGGCCTGAGCAAGAATGCAAGAGTTTTTTTAAAAGAAAACATTGAGGTGCGGACGTATATTCGGCTTTTAACGAAGGTTTATCCTTCTAGCCCAGATGGTATATCCGATCACTTCTTGCCCTTATCGGAACCATGGTTTTTGTAAACCGTGTTGCAAAACAGGATCTCAAGAAGCTGGTAATTCACTTTGTCATCTTTTTATTTTACTCTAGCAAACCTCGGTGGTAGGTCATCCTTATAATTTTACTTATGGGATATCTAGTGAATAGAGTGGTACTCAGTTTGTTTGGCAAGTAGAGACCATACAATTCTTGCATTCTTATTAGCTAGAGCTACATAAGCTTTCTGTTTACCACAACGCTCAATCAGCTTCTCTAACCAATTAGAACGCCTTTTAGCAAAGCTAATAAAGGCGCGTGCTCCGTGAATAAGAAGCGTCCTTAAATACCGATCCCCTCTTTTGCTAATGCCGAGCAGCACCTTTTTATTTCCGCTAGAATGCTGACGTGGTACCAATCCTAGCCAAGCGGCTAAGTGACGCCCATTCTTAAAGTTAGAGATATCACCAATTGCTGATACCAGAGCTGTTGCTGTTAAAGGGCCAATCCCTTCAATTTTTTTAATCCTTTGGCATGCTTTATTCTCGCTACAAATTTTGGCGATCCGCTTATCTAAAAGCTTAACTTTTTTATCAATTTCCAAAAGATCTTGATGAAGCTGGCAAAAAACCTCCAGAGCTAAACTTGTCAGCAAGTTATTTTGATTTTCCAGAAACTGAGGTAATTTCTCCCTCAAACACCCAATACCTTGAGGCGCCACAAGTCCATATTCACTAAGCAGTCCTCTAATCTGATTGACAAGGGCCGTCCTTTGCTGCACCACTCTTTGACGGTACCGATGGAGCGATTGGATATCCTGCTGTTCTATAGTTTTAATTGAAACAAATCTCATATTAGGCCGTGCTACTGCTTCACAGATAGCTTCAGCATCATTCGCATCATTCTTATTCGTTTTAACATATGGTTTTACATATTGTGGGCTCATCAGTTTCACTTCGTGCCCGTAAAGCTGAAACTGGCGGGCCCAGTAGTTAGATCCACTGCAAGACTCCATTCCTATAAGGCATGGAGGTAGATTGGCAATAAAGCTAAGCAATTGGTCACGTCCAATACGCTTCTTTAGCACTGTCTTGCCTCTTTTATCAACGCCATGCAGTTGAAATACCCGCTTGGCTATATCAATCCCTAGTGTTTTTATTGTCATGGTGGGGTCCTTATCTTTATTTATTCCTTTTACATCTCCAGATTACCATTCTTTTCTCATAATCTGAAAGTTGCTCAGGCCATCCCATCAGAACCCTTATTTTTCCCTTAGTGTTAAAATTTTCAAGACGCAACCATCCCTCTAAGAACCGAGACATTTTTTGCAAAAAAGAAGAAATAACTCTAAAAAAATATTCATGCACCCCATCCTATATTTATATAGAAGAAGGAACGTCGATGACCGAAACAGTACTATTGCCCCAGTTTGCTACATAGAGTCTAGATCCATCCGGTTTGATGGCAAGGGCACTAGGACTATCCATATCCAATCCTGTAATATCAGCGATTTTGTTATTGGTATCATTCTTAATGTCAATAACCGAAACAATACGATTGCCTATGCTCCCGTTTCCTACATAGAGTCTAGATCCATCCGGTTTGATGGCAAGAGCAATCGGGTTATTAAATCCTGTAATATCGGCGATTTTATTATTGGTATCATTCTCAATGTCAATAACCGAAATAGTATCACTGTTTGCCACATAGAGTCTAGATCCATCCAGTTTGATGGCAAGCATACTCGAGTTATTAAATCCTGTAATATCGGCGATTTTATTATTGGTATCATTCTTAATATCAATAACCGAAACCATACCATTGCCCATGCTCCCGTTTGCTACATAGAGTCTAGATCCATCCGGTTTGATGGCAAGAGTCATGAAGTCATCAACTCCTGGGAAATTAAGTCCTGTAATATCAGCGATTTTATTATTGGTATCGTTTTCAATGTCAATGACCGGAACAGTACGATTGTACGAGTCTGTTGCATAGAGTCTAGATCCATCCGGTTTGATGGCAAGATTAATAATCGCGTAATGAAATCCTGTAATATCGGCGATTTTATTATTGGTATCATTCTCAATGTTAATAACCGAAACAGTATGCTGGTACCAGTCTGCTACATAGAGTCTGGATCCATCTGGTTTGATGGCAAGAGTACCCGGGTAATTAAATCCTGTAATAATATCGGCGATTTTATTATTGGTATCATTCTCAATGTCAATAACCGAAACAGTCCCAGCAGAGCCCCAGTTCCCTACATAGAGTCTGGTTCCGCCTGGGTTGATGGCAAGAGTAGATGGGTCATCAAATCCATGTATATCTGAAAGTTTTTTAAATTCATAGACTTGGATAGGGGGGCTATCCATGGTTTGTGTAGTCCTATTTCCTCTAATCGTAAGCGTATATTTTATTTCTGACACATCTTCTGGCACGCCGACAGTCATCTGTCCGTTATTTAACTGATCTGTAGAAATATCCCAGTTGTTCCCATTTGGATCTGTTATAGAACCCTGGGTTGCATTTTCTGTGATCCAAGAAAGCGGGATTGATCCTCCTGGTAATGCACTGGATCTCCCATTACTACCGCCAAAACTTATAATCTTAGGAGTATAAACGGTTACTGTTTTCTCTCTTTGTAAAGTGGCTGGTGAAGTTGGATCTGAGCCTTTAATGGTCACATTAAGGTAAAAGGTTGTTGTGTCTACGAGATCATCCGCTGGAATTTCATAGCTCCCTGTAGAAGGAAGGTTTGGGATAGTTTTTTGATTATACTGTAATTCATAAGATCCTGCACTGCCACTCCAAGACAAGGTCGTACTTTCTCCAGGGTTGACACTCTCTGGGGTCGCGTCAAGGTCACTGACCTGGAATTGCTCTGGAAATTTGGATAAAGGTAAAGTTGTAGAAAGGGTTCCTCCTTCTTGAGTGGTTTCTTTAATAGTAAGAAGAGTTGTTCCGACTTGTGCATTCACCTTAATCCCGACGAATGTAAAGGTCAGCCCTTCTCGTCCAATCTTACCCTGTGAAGGTGAAGTAGGAGTTGCTGTGAACTGGCCTTTATCTTGACTCAGTTCCCAGTTTGTTGGTTTGGTAAACGTAATTCCGGTCAGATCGGTACTGAGATCTTTCGCGTTATCCCCTAGAGGAATTTGAAAGGCCAAGGAGGTAATATTGATGTAGCCACTTTGGTTATTGGAAACCGTCAAAGTTAAAGTTGTATCCCCATTAATTTGGAGGATATCAGGGGTGGTTAAAACCGCATAAGTAAGCTTCGTTTCTTCTTGAATCTTCATCTTATTTTTCCCTTTGTGTTAAAATTTTTAAGACGCAACCATCCCTCTAAGAACCGAGGAGGGGCATCGGGAAGACGGGCTAGAGCACTGGCTTTGGTAAGAGGCTGTACTGTCCAGGTGCTAGAATTTGAGTGTTGAATCCAGCACCATTGGCCATTTTGTTCAGAAAGTTTCGGGATGCGGATAGCATCCGAATCCGTAAGTAAAGGTCCTACTCGAAAGCTAACCTCCATGCTCTTGAGGGCTAACTCAACTAAGGAAGAAGGCAAGGTAATGCTTTTGTCAGGCAGGATTCCGGTATGCGCGTAAACACTTCCCCGCGGATCCATGAGAAGGGTACAGCACATCTTGTTCCCATCAAACTTTAAAGAAATGTAATTACGGGTATCACCACCAATGGGTTTAATATAAGGTGGATTGGCTGGAGTCAGCCCGCTTGGGTAATGAACAGCATTAAAGACTGTATAGTTATCACTGTCTAAATAATACCCTACTAAGCCATCATCTCTTAATTCCAAGCTACCTAATCGAATATCAAAGGAGATAGTAGAGATACCTCCGTCATCTTGTTTAAATGTAGTTTCCCAACTCTGGTTGTAGGTCGACTCACCGTCCCAAACAAACTGCAATTTAGCACGCACGAGAGCAAGCGGTCGACCAATCAAAACGGAAAGCTTTTGATCATCTCTTCCACCAAGCGGGTTTACAAACCATAATGTTTCATCAATGACTTGGAAGAAGTTTTTAAAGGCGTTCGCTTTGTTAGTACCTACAATTCCTTGGATCAATCCTCGCAAACGAATATTTGGTATTTTACTAGGATCAATAAGCGGGTTTGGGCTATCGGGGACAGAAGTCCAGTTGACGTTTTGTGTTCCTCCTTCTACCAGCACTTCCCCTAGTAGGTGACCTTGACCATCATAAACCATAACACTGTTATCAATATGATTGGGAAGGAGCCACCCACAAATTGGATTTGCATTGGCAGCGAGTCCGACCTCCTCTTCATCATTGGTACTATCCACCCAACGGAAGTTTAAGCGGCTGGTTTGTATAGGTCCTAAACGCTGCTGGATGAATTGATTGGGTGAGGTCAGTTCCCCTGGCTGATCTGGTATTAAATAGGAGGATCGAATCGGTAGGAAAGCTTGATAGTTCCCCCCGATGTTGCCATTTGCATAGATCAAGTTAGTGACTTGGCCAAAGCAATCAACAACTTGCAGTTTCTTAAACATAAAAAAGCCAGCTTTTTGAGGGAAGAAAAAAGGAGCGGCTCCACCAAAAGAGGTATCCACATCTCCCTGTTCTGGGTTAGGAATAGCATGATGCTGATCACCGACTTGACTTGCAATGCTCGCATCAGGAGGCCAATTTTGCTCAATTTTATGCATGCTTAATTGATCATAGAACCCACTGAGTCGTTGAGAAAGAATATCCCAGTCTTGAAGGTCTTGGAGCAGTTTATCGATATTCGAAAGATCAAGGTTTGGGTGATTCTTTAGGTAATTTTCTAAACGGGCTTGAAAGTTAAAGACGGCTTGTGGGGTGAGAAAAGTTCTGCCAGAAAATGCTTGGATTAAGTCATTGCTTGGTTGTTGCTGACCAATCCAACGATACTGTTCACCATCAAATTGCCATTGATCTAAACCAAAGACCCATGGATCGTTAACACTATTCTGCGTATAGGTTGGATACCAATCGACATCCCATTCTAGAAACAGAGGCCTCCAGGCTTGAACCCATGATCCATAGGCCAGGGAATCTGGACACACTGATTGAGAGCTTGCCCACTGATGGTTAGTAATTGCTTGTTGCACGAGAGCTTCTTTACTCTGGTCTTGCAGACCATCTCGGGCAATAACAAGAGCATTATTGGGGTCAAGAAAGAACACTTCATTGCACAAAGCAGCAATCTGACCATTGGGAACATAAGAGTTATTGACTGGATAGAGAATGTTTTTTTGCAGGCCTGCCGTTGTGGCATCAACACTTTTTCCGTCAATCATTAAGCCGGTTACAGTTTGTCCTGGTAATCGGCATAAAAGCAAATCATCATCGGATTGAGGGAAGCTTGTATCAAGTCCTGAAATAAGAACCACGGGATCATTAGGATGCCAGAATCTTGGCATAGCGGTTGGCTTTAAGATAAAGGTATCTGGGAGTTTTAAGATATTTTTAGCATAAGAAGCAATACTTGTGGGGTCTTGGGGGTTGGGAAGGGAACTGGCTAATTGGTTAACTTGTTGTTGTTTTTGTTCAACCGATTGGCGGAAAGAATTAAAAACAGGAGAACCAATTTTAAGGTTATCTTGAATTTGAGAGAAGTCACCAGGGGGATACTGTGGACTATAAGGAGGAGAAGTATTATAAAGCTTTCCAGCTTTCCACCACCTTTTATAAAGCTCTTCTTGCAGAGATGCTAATTGGCGTACATTTTCATCGAGTTGGTTTTGCTGGCTATTTAAAGTAGCCAAGGCTTCGGCATAAGGACGAGGGTCAGGGCTATACTGGCTTGTCTGATGAGGGGCTGGAACAATTTGCCAAAAAGTTCCACCGTTAGATGACCCATACCAAGCTTGGCGGATTTGATTGCTCACCCGAGCCACTCCATCAGGCTTATCTAGAGATTCGAGCAAGCCATATTGAAACGCTTCTAACAAAACTGTATCAATAGTTTGGCCTTCTTTCTGAGCTTGGGTTTGAACTAAGGCCGCAAGCGCATCGATCGCAGTATTGCCAATTGCCACTTTGACTTGTTCAGAAATGGATTTTGGATCGCTATTTGGGCGTTGAGGAATAATCTCTGTTTGCCAGGTTATAGAATGGAGCATCCCATGAAACAAAGATTGTTGAGGGGAAGCTGCGGTTGGAACTTGGTTGGTTTGCCATTTTAACTCTGACAGCCGATCTTTCCACGTATCGCTAGTAATACCGGCTAAGGGATCTTCTCCTGGCTTAGAGTACCATCCGACCACAAGGTAAGTTAGTAGGCTGTTATTAGGTAGGGTAGCTACTTGTGTGTCGACAAAGCTAAAGACGTTTTCAATGCCAGGAGCATAAGCTGAAAAAGTCACATTTCCTGGCCCAACGGCTTGAAGGAAAAGATGATCGGGGTTTGGGTCTATCCATGTTGGCGTAAGCTCTTCTGCTTTGCCTAACTTTGTTTTTTCTAATTTCTCGGCATTAGGGTTAATAAAAGGGCTTGTTCCCTCATCGCCTAAATAATCGCTTTGAATAATCCAACTTTTAAGAGAAGCAGGAGAAGCACCTGGTTGAAAGCGCAAGACCAGCCAGCGATTAGGAATGGTCGGAAAACGGACTTTAGCATCAGAGATTTTTAAGGCATTATTTTGTTCTTGAACAAGATATTTTTTTTATGGGCCCAGTCGCTAATCAGCCATTGTTGAGCTGTTTTTATAGGAGTAACAGTTATTCCTGTCGTCGCTAAGGGGGCTCCATTTTTATTAAATTGTTGTTGAAAATCAGAAGAAACCTGACCTTGTTCTAGAGCTATTACGATATCGTTAATTCCTAAATTTACGGTGAAGAGGAACTGATTTGTAGTGCCATGGGTTAAAGTGTTGGGGAGTGTCCAGTGCAAATGGATACCTTGCTTGATATTGCCTGATAGGTTTCCAAAAGGTGGGGGTTCAGGGCTTTGAAATTCCTTGATAAGAGCATTATAATCCATAGACCAGCGATTAAACCCGCTTCCGTTGATAACCTGTTGGTTGACAACCATTCCCTGCAAGTTTACGGGGACAAACAACATAGAAGTGAAATTGTTCATGAAAGGGATTCCTTGGGATTATGTACTTTGTGTATTTTGAAAAACCATTTGTTCGGGGACATCAATCATCTGCAAGGCAAAATCAGCTGACCCGAAGGGCCCGGACATTCCTTGCTGTTTTGCTAAGTTTTGCTGTAAGTTAGAAATATTCAAGACACGAGAATTACTCTGAGGACGATAATCGCTTTCCTGAAGTATGTAAGAAATTCCAGTCAGTTTGCCATCTGCAGGATTACGCAGCCCTATTTCCAATTGATTATTGACGTCTTCAACACCAAAGCATAACCCTTCTTTAGGTTCATTAAGCTCAATCCAGGAAGGAATTTCTGGGAATAAACATAACAATACATCCGGGGCTAGACGGTCCATTCGTAAAAGATTGAGGGGATCTGAAGCTTGAGGACCCTCTGCGGTTTGCGTTACGGTACGGTAGGCTTTAACTTCTAAGCCTGGCCAACTAGAGACCACAGTAGAGCGAAAAATAAAGCCAGCCAAGGCATCACTTGAGGGCGGATTAGAAGGGGTTAACCCTAAGAGTTTTTCTCGCACTTGTAAAATTAAAGTATCAACAGTCTCTTGAATAATATCCTTTGTTATTTGGTAATAGAAGCTATCCTTACTGGTATGAATTCCAATACTCATGGCGCCTTGAACCAAGCTATCCAACCAGGCACGATCAAGGTAGAAAAACCTCACTGATTCACGGGGTAACATTTGGCTATCTGGAACTAAGTTATTAAAAGGAATACCGTACAACAAATATAAACGTGCTAACCATTCTACTATGGCTGTTAGTTCATCCCCTCCCATTGTTTGGATGAGGGTTTTAGCATTATCTTGCTGTAATAATTTTTTAAGCTCGTCGACAAGATTGGTTGGTGGTGTGTCTTTCTTGGATCGTCCTGGAGAGAATGATGAAGAAGTTTTGTTTTGTTTGCTTGTTCCATCGTCTTCTCCATCAGAGTCTGCGGGGCTGTAAGTTGAAGTAACCTTAGGAGCGATTTTCTGAGCGAAATCATTAACTAAATAATTCAGGTAGGTTTGTGAAACCAAGTTTGCGTCAAGCCATTGATTGACATCACTTGTATTAGATTTGAGAAGGTCGTAAAGCTGATCCGAAGTAAAACGAGCAACCATAAGGTCAACGAGCTGATTTGCCTGCCTCTGCCAGTTAAGTACATTAGCAGCGAAGGAGCCATTGGATAAAGCAAGCAATCGCCCAGTCTGCCAAGCTGCAGCATAAGATAAATTAAAAAGGCCCGTTGCTTGATCATAAATAATAGCTTCAGCTGCAGTTTGGAAAGGCTCGCGATTTGTTGTGAATCTTTCACTTAAAACAGGAGAAAAAGGCCCGCGATACCACGCAAAGGTTTGATCACCTGGTAATGTCTGATAATTTATAGGCACGTAGCCGTTAGATAAGGCTTGTTTTGCTAAAGATTCTGAAGGTAAATTATTATTCTGTTTAATCGGCATTTGGAAAAGAAGATTAGTTCCGGCTTGGCTCCCAGGACTTACCAGGTTAAGCATTAATTGACTAAAGGTTTCCCCTGTCTCTGGTAAACAAGTAAAGGCCCAGCTGGCTAATGAAACCAAACGAATTTTTTGAATTCCACTGGGAAAAGAAGGGTTATCTACCAAATAAGGTTCAAAACCTTCTAAAGAAACTAAGTGAAGGATTTGCTTAGTCGGAACTGTTGGATTCTGAATAGGAAATCTATTGGAGATCACCACAGAAAACCAGCCTGAATGTGTCATATTAAGGATTTCTTTGTCGCCAACGTTGACCTGGCGACCATGGGCAAGATAAGGTAATTCATCCTGGCGAGGCACTAGGTTTATGAAAGTATCTGTTGTTACATCAATCGCTTGACATGGCATGTCATCAGTCTGCCCATAATTCAACTGAGAGATTAAAGGTCCTAGGATGCCATTCTCATTTATATTTCGGATCTGGCCAAGTTTAAGGGTGGCTACTTTAGTTGGGTTGTTACCGGCAGAAGATGGATTGGTAGTCTCTGGGATTTCGACTTGATCTTCATCGAACAATAAAAGCGCTATCCAAGGGGTTCCCTCCGGATTTCCTTTAAGCAGTCGTTCCCAAGGCAAGCTGCGTTTGGTTAAGACAATTTGAGGGAGCTTATGTCCAAACTGCCCTTGGCCCCCAGAAGCAGGATATAAGTATTGAATATCGCTACTAGTGTTTAAATTAAATCTTGCCCCCTGAACAGAAAACGCCTGGGTTGTGCTAAAATTTTGATTAAGTAAAATACCTTCACTATCTTTGCCTGAAAGATTTTGGTTAACGGTAATAGTATAATCGTCATCCAGTAAGGGAGGTATAATATTATCAAAAAACTCGATATCGCCCAGTGGAAGAAGTTGAAGGGTAGATTCGTGTATTACTGTTTTCATTATTCTTGTTCCCATAGTTTTTAACTAAGCGGCAAAGAACCCAAGAGGGGTTCAGCTTCGAACGCAGATATTGGATCATTGGTAAGATTGTCTAGGGTTCCATCAGTGCCTATAAAATTGGTTAAATTTTGTAAATCCTTAAAAATACTCGTCCTAATATTAGCAACTTGAGTGAGGGTATTATGGATGATGGTTAAAGCCTGATTACTTTGTTGGGGGGTATTTGCATGTTGAGAAGGGTTTATTGATAATGGTAGATA is a genomic window of Candidatus Paracaedibacter acanthamoebae containing:
- a CDS encoding DDE-type integrase/transposase/recombinase translates to MDPTIEELKREGCLDERVKHRQIKYLNNIIEQDHRRIKRRTRPMLGFQSFKAANRTLKGIEAMAMMLKEQTIYLTKSYQDQVRFFNRLFNVYA
- a CDS encoding YncE family protein, whose product is MKIQEETKLTYAVLTTPDILQINGDTTLTLTVSNNQSGYINITSLAFQIPLGDNAKDLSTDLTGITFTKPTNWELSQDKGQFTATPTSPSQGKIGREGLTFTFVGIKVNAQVGTTLLTIKETTQEGGTLSTTLPLSKFPEQFQVSDLDATPESVNPGESTTLSWSGSAGSYELQYNQKTIPNLPSTGSYEIPADDLVDTTTFYLNVTIKGSDPTSPATLQREKTVTVYTPKIISFGGSNGRSSALPGGSIPLSWITENATQGSITDPNGNNWDISTDQLNNGQMTVGVPEDVSEIKYTLTIRGNRTTQTMDSPPIQVYEFKKLSDIHGFDDPSTLAINPGGTRLYVGNWGSAGTVSVIDIENDTNNKIADIITGFNYPGTLAIKPDGSRLYVADWYQHTVSVINIENDTNNKIADITGFHYAIINLAIKPDGSRLYATDSYNRTVPVIDIENDTNNKIADITGLNFPGVDDFMTLAIKPDGSRLYVANGSMGNGMVSVIDIKNDTNNKIADITGFNNSSMLAIKLDGSRLYVANSDTISVIDIENDTNNKIADITGFNNPIALAIKPDGSRLYVGNGSIGNRIVSVIDIKNDTNNKIADITGLDMDSPSALAIKPDGSRLYVANWGNSTVSVIDVPSSI
- a CDS encoding IS110 family transposase, with the protein product MQNVHVIGIDISKKTFDACVMLNGKNKKNSFDNNSMGCEELISWIKEFGLTDPHICMESTGSYSEAVADCLYNSGYKVSVINPLQVKSFRLSKMIRQKTDKSDCEVIAMFCLQNCPVLWSPKPRENKELYEVNARIDILKMELNRLTNSLEKEIINKIVANSINEEMQFIKDMIRKLEQEALNIITNSQKLKRQYDILREIKGIGTKTAMTILADMPDVSRFKNAKQYAAFVGVTPSHFQSGTSVKGKSHISRLGSRKVRKALYMSTIVVKNHNNAFQAFVNRLINKGKPSKVIIVANMRKLLHIFFGILKSNKSFNQNLAFHS
- a CDS encoding IS110 family transposase, with amino-acid sequence MTIKTLGIDIAKRVFQLHGVDKRGKTVLKKRIGRDQLLSFIANLPPCLIGMESCSGSNYWARQFQLYGHEVKLMSPQYVKPYVKTNKNDANDAEAICEAVARPNMRFVSIKTIEQQDIQSLHRYRQRVVQQRTALVNQIRGLLSEYGLVAPQGIGCLREKLPQFLENQNNLLTSLALEVFCQLHQDLLEIDKKVKLLDKRIAKICSENKACQRIKKIEGIGPLTATALVSAIGDISNFKNGRHLAAWLGLVPRQHSSGNKKVLLGISKRGDRYLRTLLIHGARAFISFAKRRSNWLEKLIERCGKQKAYVALANKNARIVWSLLAKQTEYHSIH